A stretch of Geomonas oryzisoli DNA encodes these proteins:
- a CDS encoding pyridoxamine 5'-phosphate oxidase family protein, which produces MNKQEILSFMNSNPIFHMATADGDTPHVRGMLLYRADENGIIFNTGKIKDLYHQLTKNPKVELCFSNGIFENLIQVRIAGTVESLEDLDLKKQIVAKREFLKPWVDKVGYEQLAVYVLKKGIATVWTMATNTDPKEFIQL; this is translated from the coding sequence ATGAACAAGCAAGAGATCCTGAGCTTTATGAACTCCAACCCGATATTCCACATGGCCACTGCCGACGGCGATACGCCGCACGTGCGAGGCATGCTGTTGTACAGGGCGGACGAGAACGGCATCATCTTCAACACCGGCAAGATCAAGGATCTTTACCACCAGTTGACCAAGAACCCGAAGGTGGAGCTCTGCTTCAGCAACGGCATCTTCGAGAACCTGATCCAGGTCCGGATTGCCGGCACGGTCGAGTCGCTGGAAGACCTCGACCTTAAAAAGCAGATCGTTGCCAAGCGGGAATTCCTTAAGCCATGGGTCGACAAGGTCGGCTACGAGCAATTGGCGGTGTACGTACTCAAGAAGGGGATCGCTACGGTATGGACCATGGCGACCAATACCGACCCCAAAGAGTTCATCCAGCTCTAG
- a CDS encoding BON domain-containing protein — translation MKTINLLLAATLSAAVALGAPPMLQAAQDKADTTKADNTRKNKEENKGATADQQKENKTDREITREIRRTVVKDKSLSITAHNVKIITKDGHVTLKGPVKSEDEKKTVEKAAVAVVGKGKVSNELEVAPPKEKKEKKEKKEKKDEKEQK, via the coding sequence ATGAAAACGATCAATCTGCTACTCGCCGCCACACTGTCAGCCGCCGTCGCCCTGGGCGCACCGCCCATGCTGCAGGCAGCCCAGGACAAAGCCGACACCACCAAAGCCGACAACACCAGGAAGAACAAGGAAGAGAACAAGGGTGCGACCGCCGATCAGCAGAAGGAGAACAAGACCGACCGGGAGATCACCCGGGAGATCCGGCGCACGGTGGTCAAAGACAAGTCCCTGTCCATCACGGCTCACAACGTGAAGATCATCACCAAGGACGGGCACGTCACCCTGAAAGGGCCGGTGAAGAGCGAAGACGAGAAGAAGACCGTGGAAAAGGCCGCAGTCGCCGTGGTCGGCAAGGGGAAGGTGAGCAACGAACTGGAAGTCGCGCCGCCCAAGGAGAAGAAAGAGAAGAAGGAAAAGAAGGAAAAGAAGGACGAGAAAGAACAGAAGTAG
- a CDS encoding 30S ribosomal protein S1, whose product MGEEKRTFKKKDMPIRRLHDNDEELDQAEMGGEFADLFQDSLRQPQSGEVVKAVVVQIEQDVVLVDVGYKSEGAIRIAEFIDENGELTVKVGDEVNVYFERGENIRGHMVLSKKKADSQVAWEAIAAAGEGGSIEGKITGKVKGGMTVDVGVEAFLPASQVDLRPGGNMDRFIGQTYEFRILKLNRKRGNLVLSRRVLLEEERDKARTETLATLKEGDIVNGQVKNIAEYGAFVDLGGVDGLLHVTDMSWGRLGHPSEMVKVGDTLKVMVLKYDREKGKISLGLKQTVPDPWINVAERYQEGERVRGKVVSLTDYGAFISLEDGIEGLVHVSEMSWTRRVRHPSEILKVGEEVEAVILGVDPGNRRISLGLKQTEVNPWTVIGERYPVGTKIEGQIKNITDFGVFIGIEDGIDGLVHVSDISWTRRVKHPGELFGKGQTVQAVVLNIDVENERLSLGIKQLVPDPWEEIPRKYKPGSKVKGKVTSVTDFGIFVEIEEGIEGLIHVSEISYEKVASPKDFANVGDELEAVVLNVDMVDKKIALSIKALQTAMEKAEMASYMGSQGEATSSFGDLLKEKLKKSTEE is encoded by the coding sequence ATGGGTGAAGAAAAACGTACGTTCAAGAAAAAAGATATGCCGATTAGGCGGTTACACGATAATGACGAGGAGCTGGACCAGGCAGAAATGGGTGGCGAGTTTGCTGACCTTTTCCAGGACAGTCTGAGGCAGCCGCAGAGCGGCGAAGTCGTCAAGGCTGTCGTGGTTCAGATCGAGCAGGACGTGGTGCTGGTTGACGTCGGCTACAAGTCCGAGGGCGCCATCCGCATCGCCGAGTTCATCGACGAGAACGGCGAGTTGACCGTCAAGGTCGGCGACGAGGTGAACGTCTACTTCGAGCGCGGCGAGAACATCCGCGGCCACATGGTTCTTTCCAAGAAGAAAGCCGATTCCCAGGTCGCCTGGGAAGCCATCGCCGCTGCCGGCGAAGGCGGCAGCATCGAAGGCAAGATCACCGGCAAGGTCAAAGGCGGCATGACCGTCGATGTCGGCGTCGAGGCGTTTCTCCCGGCTTCGCAGGTTGACCTGCGTCCCGGCGGCAACATGGACCGCTTCATCGGCCAGACCTACGAGTTCCGCATTCTCAAGCTGAACAGAAAGCGCGGCAACCTGGTGCTGTCTCGTCGCGTGCTCCTCGAGGAGGAGCGTGACAAGGCAAGGACCGAGACCCTGGCCACCCTGAAGGAAGGCGACATCGTCAACGGCCAGGTGAAGAACATCGCCGAGTACGGCGCGTTCGTCGACCTGGGCGGCGTGGACGGCCTGCTGCACGTCACCGACATGTCCTGGGGCCGCCTGGGCCACCCGTCCGAGATGGTCAAGGTAGGCGACACCCTGAAGGTCATGGTGCTCAAGTACGACCGCGAGAAAGGCAAGATCTCCCTGGGGCTCAAGCAGACCGTGCCCGATCCGTGGATCAACGTGGCTGAGCGCTACCAGGAAGGCGAGCGCGTGCGCGGCAAGGTGGTGAGCCTCACCGATTACGGCGCATTCATCTCCCTGGAGGACGGCATCGAAGGTCTCGTGCACGTCTCCGAGATGTCCTGGACCCGCCGCGTCCGTCATCCGTCCGAGATCCTCAAGGTAGGCGAGGAAGTCGAGGCGGTTATCCTGGGCGTAGATCCGGGCAACCGCAGGATCTCCCTCGGCCTCAAGCAGACCGAAGTGAACCCCTGGACCGTGATCGGCGAGCGTTACCCGGTCGGCACCAAGATCGAGGGGCAGATCAAGAACATCACCGACTTCGGCGTCTTCATCGGCATCGAGGACGGCATCGACGGCCTCGTTCACGTCTCCGACATCTCCTGGACCCGCCGCGTGAAGCACCCGGGCGAACTGTTCGGCAAGGGTCAGACCGTTCAGGCCGTGGTTCTCAACATCGACGTCGAGAACGAGCGTCTCTCCCTGGGCATCAAGCAGCTGGTTCCGGATCCGTGGGAAGAGATCCCCAGGAAGTACAAGCCGGGCTCCAAGGTCAAGGGCAAGGTGACCTCCGTGACCGACTTCGGCATCTTCGTCGAGATCGAAGAAGGGATTGAAGGGCTGATCCACGTCTCCGAGATCTCCTACGAGAAGGTCGCTTCCCCGAAAGACTTCGCCAACGTGGGCGACGAACTCGAGGCAGTGGTGCTGAACGTGGACATGGTCGATAAGAAGATCGCCCTTTCCATCAAGGCGCTGCAGACCGCAATGGAGAAGGCCGAGATGGCTTCCTACATGGGTAGCCAGGGTGAGGCGACCTCCAGCTTCGGCGACCTCCTGAAGGAGAAGCTGAAGAAGAGCACTGAAGAATAG
- a CDS encoding prephenate dehydrogenase, with translation MVYFKKMAVIGVGLIGGSLARVLREKGAVGEVVGVGRGEANLKRGVELGVLDSYTTDAREGVAGADLVFVATPVCTIPKVVAEIAPFLAPGCIVTDGGSVKETVVTACEPLMPAGTFFVGGHPIAGTEHSGVEASFSTLYMGRRCIVTPTASTDPAALEKVVELWKLAGSTVPLMDPVQHDRVVAAISHLPHMVAYSLVNAVDGYDRFGGDLLSFSAGGFRDFTRIASSDPVMWRDIALTNREAILEMMDFFSVYLEKLRGLVAEGDADGLQAFFLNSKQKRDAIL, from the coding sequence ATGGTCTATTTCAAGAAAATGGCCGTGATCGGCGTCGGTCTTATCGGCGGTTCCCTGGCCCGGGTCCTGCGTGAGAAGGGAGCCGTGGGCGAGGTGGTCGGCGTCGGCCGCGGCGAAGCGAACCTGAAGCGCGGCGTGGAGCTCGGCGTCTTGGACAGCTACACCACCGACGCGAGGGAAGGGGTGGCCGGGGCCGACCTGGTCTTCGTGGCCACGCCGGTCTGCACCATACCGAAGGTCGTTGCCGAGATAGCCCCCTTTCTTGCTCCGGGCTGCATCGTCACCGACGGCGGCAGCGTGAAGGAGACCGTGGTGACTGCCTGCGAGCCGCTCATGCCGGCCGGGACCTTCTTCGTCGGCGGGCATCCCATCGCCGGGACCGAGCATTCCGGAGTCGAGGCCTCCTTTTCCACCCTGTACATGGGGAGGCGTTGCATCGTCACCCCCACCGCCAGCACCGATCCGGCCGCATTGGAGAAGGTGGTCGAGCTCTGGAAACTGGCCGGTTCCACCGTGCCGCTCATGGATCCCGTGCAGCACGATCGGGTGGTTGCCGCCATCTCGCATCTGCCGCACATGGTCGCCTACTCCCTGGTGAATGCGGTGGATGGTTACGACCGTTTCGGCGGCGATCTGCTCTCCTTTTCTGCGGGCGGTTTCAGGGATTTCACCCGGATCGCCTCCTCCGATCCGGTCATGTGGCGCGACATCGCCCTCACCAACCGGGAGGCGATACTGGAGATGATGGACTTTTTCTCCGTGTACCTGGAGAAGCTGCGTGGGCTGGTCGCCGAAGGCGATGCCGACGGCCTGCAGGCCTTCTTCCTCAACTCGAAGCAGAAGCGGGACGCGATTCTCTAG
- a CDS encoding outer membrane protein translates to MKFKVIAATALFVAASATSVMAAQPGPYVGLNAGIAIMHESDLEDGFGTKANLTFDPGFEVGGVVGYEWATGPRLEAEIAYRKCDTDKLSAPGIPSEKVEGDLGVTSYMINAYYDFSKDSSVSPFVGAGLGIVDGKLSDGFDDISDTTFGYQAMVGVTLKAAPNVNLDLSYRYQGAASDFSMDGVDMSYGSSNILAGVRVKF, encoded by the coding sequence ATGAAGTTCAAAGTGATCGCAGCAACCGCACTCTTTGTGGCAGCATCGGCTACGTCCGTAATGGCAGCACAGCCTGGACCGTATGTTGGTCTTAACGCCGGCATCGCAATCATGCACGAAAGCGATCTTGAGGACGGATTCGGCACGAAGGCCAATCTCACCTTTGATCCAGGATTTGAAGTAGGTGGCGTTGTAGGCTACGAGTGGGCGACTGGCCCGAGGCTTGAAGCTGAGATAGCTTACCGCAAGTGCGACACAGACAAACTTTCGGCCCCGGGCATCCCCTCGGAGAAGGTGGAAGGAGACCTGGGCGTAACGAGCTACATGATCAACGCCTATTACGACTTCTCTAAGGACTCCTCGGTGTCCCCCTTCGTGGGCGCCGGACTTGGCATCGTTGACGGGAAACTCTCCGATGGTTTCGACGACATAAGCGACACCACCTTTGGCTATCAGGCGATGGTAGGCGTCACCCTTAAGGCTGCACCCAACGTCAACCTTGATCTGAGCTACCGGTATCAGGGGGCGGCAAGCGACTTCTCTATGGACGGTGTCGACATGTCCTATGGCAGCAGCAACATCCTCGCAGGCGTTAGGGTGAAGTTCTAG
- the cmk gene encoding (d)CMP kinase, whose protein sequence is MSAVRENGVIVAIDGPSGAGKSSLTKLLAQRLGYIHIDTGAMFRAVALMARRAGIAVDDDARLAELCRGLEVSFVRDGENCRVLANGEDVSREIRTEEIGLLTSAISARKPVREALLTMQRAMGTKGGVILEGRDIGTVVFPDAEVKFFLSASAEERGRRRYLELAARGDQATLEETIAKVIQRDKQDEGREHAPLRQAEDALPIDSTTLSIDEVLAVMENAVRERLAQGDKG, encoded by the coding sequence TTGAGTGCAGTTAGAGAAAACGGCGTAATCGTAGCCATAGATGGTCCCTCAGGGGCTGGGAAAAGCAGCCTCACCAAGCTCTTGGCCCAGCGCCTGGGCTATATCCACATCGATACCGGCGCCATGTTCCGCGCCGTCGCCCTCATGGCCAGACGCGCGGGTATAGCCGTCGACGACGACGCCCGCCTGGCTGAGCTGTGCCGCGGCCTGGAAGTGAGCTTCGTGAGAGATGGCGAGAACTGCCGCGTGCTCGCCAACGGCGAGGACGTGTCCAGGGAGATCCGCACCGAGGAGATCGGGCTGCTCACCTCGGCGATCTCGGCCCGAAAGCCGGTACGGGAGGCCCTGTTGACCATGCAGCGCGCCATGGGCACCAAGGGGGGCGTCATCCTGGAGGGACGCGACATCGGCACGGTGGTGTTTCCCGACGCCGAGGTGAAGTTCTTTCTCTCCGCCAGCGCGGAGGAGCGCGGCCGGCGCCGCTACCTGGAGCTCGCGGCCCGCGGCGACCAGGCAACGCTCGAGGAGACCATCGCCAAGGTGATCCAGCGCGACAAGCAGGACGAGGGGCGCGAGCATGCGCCGCTCAGGCAGGCCGAGGACGCGCTTCCCATCGACTCCACCACCCTGTCCATCGACGAGGTGCTGGCGGTCATGGAGAACGCGGTGCGCGAACGCCTGGCCCAGGGAGACAAGGGGTAG
- a CDS encoding integration host factor subunit beta — MTKSELIDKLVEVRGALTRKDSEAVVSMVFDAMSEALTNGDKVEIRGFGSFTIRDREPREARNPKSGEIVSIPSKKTPFFKTGKDLRERVNNI; from the coding sequence ATGACTAAGAGCGAATTGATCGACAAACTGGTAGAAGTACGCGGTGCTCTGACCCGCAAGGACTCCGAGGCTGTGGTCTCCATGGTGTTCGACGCCATGAGCGAGGCTCTGACCAACGGCGACAAAGTGGAAATCCGCGGGTTTGGCAGCTTCACCATCCGTGACCGCGAGCCGCGCGAGGCGAGGAACCCCAAGAGCGGCGAAATCGTCAGCATCCCGAGCAAGAAAACCCCGTTCTTCAAGACCGGTAAGGACCTGCGCGAGCGCGTGAACAACATCTAG
- a CDS encoding fibronectin type III domain-containing protein, with the protein MRISSLYRKMNAVALINELGSVAAAMENNPAFKNGVPQGVSSAAALLTAREKVRFTHEAASTHDSVKIKERKAAEGEAVKHLDSVAAFYQLAAVSDPNVLLYTGFTPAPTRKGEPLLSMPQGLAIYQGPVLGSAAVTVNHLQGVMLWELQVAEGDLSLERNWRPHIFTVGDPMIINGLTVEREHGFRVRGYNRAGAGPWSPPVTFTPK; encoded by the coding sequence ATGCGGATCAGCAGTTTGTATCGAAAAATGAACGCGGTAGCTCTCATCAATGAACTGGGCTCCGTCGCTGCGGCGATGGAAAACAACCCTGCCTTCAAGAATGGAGTGCCTCAAGGGGTGAGCAGCGCCGCCGCGTTGCTAACCGCGAGGGAAAAGGTAAGGTTCACCCATGAAGCTGCCTCGACACACGATTCTGTCAAGATCAAGGAGCGCAAGGCTGCTGAGGGGGAGGCCGTGAAGCACTTGGACTCTGTGGCGGCGTTCTACCAACTCGCCGCGGTTAGCGACCCCAACGTCCTCCTCTATACTGGATTCACTCCGGCGCCGACACGTAAGGGGGAACCGCTACTGTCGATGCCGCAGGGGCTTGCCATCTACCAGGGGCCGGTTCTCGGCAGCGCCGCTGTCACGGTAAATCATCTTCAGGGTGTGATGTTATGGGAGCTTCAGGTGGCGGAAGGGGACCTATCCCTGGAACGGAACTGGCGCCCACACATCTTTACCGTGGGAGATCCGATGATTATCAACGGCCTGACCGTCGAGCGGGAACACGGCTTCCGGGTCAGGGGGTATAACCGAGCGGGTGCGGGGCCGTGGTCGCCGCCGGTGACTTTTACCCCGAAGTAG
- the aroA gene encoding 3-phosphoshikimate 1-carboxyvinyltransferase, which produces MQSYTVQPAKGVRGEIRVPGDKSISHRSIMFGSIANGVTKVSGFLRGEDALATLEAFRAMGVQIDDDGETVTIVGKGLHGLEEPTDVLDCGNSGTSMRLLTGLLAGQSFFSVLSGDKYLRARPMKRVVGPLSRMGARIGGRAGGEKAPLAIQGSPLKGIEYDSPVSSAQVKSAIMLAGLYAEGETVVREPHLSRDHSERMLRAFGANVETFPGGVRVRGGAELTGRDIVVPGDISSAAFFMVAASIVPGADLIIKGVGINPTRTGIIDILKGMGANLELLNERDETGEPVADIRVRHAQLKAMAISGEVVPRAIDEFPAICVAAALAQGTTVVSGAEELRVKETDRIAAMADNLRRAGVTVVETPDGMEITGVSALKACAADSFGDHRIAMSMMVAGLVAQGETTISDVDCIATSFPGFRELLEGVVQR; this is translated from the coding sequence ATGCAAAGCTACACCGTTCAACCCGCCAAGGGGGTGCGCGGCGAGATCCGTGTTCCCGGCGACAAGTCCATATCGCACCGCTCCATCATGTTCGGCTCCATCGCCAACGGCGTGACCAAGGTCTCGGGCTTTCTGCGCGGCGAGGATGCCCTCGCCACCCTGGAGGCCTTCCGCGCCATGGGCGTCCAGATCGACGACGACGGCGAGACGGTCACCATCGTGGGCAAGGGGCTGCACGGACTCGAGGAGCCGACCGACGTCTTGGACTGCGGCAACTCCGGCACTTCCATGAGGCTCCTTACCGGCCTCTTGGCCGGACAGAGCTTCTTCTCGGTCCTCTCCGGAGACAAGTACCTGCGCGCCCGTCCCATGAAACGCGTGGTGGGGCCGCTCTCCAGGATGGGCGCCCGCATCGGCGGCCGCGCCGGCGGCGAAAAGGCGCCGCTCGCCATCCAGGGCTCCCCCCTCAAGGGGATCGAGTACGACTCCCCGGTCTCCAGCGCGCAGGTTAAGTCGGCCATCATGCTGGCCGGACTCTACGCAGAGGGTGAAACCGTGGTGCGCGAGCCGCACCTCTCCCGCGACCACTCCGAGCGGATGCTGCGTGCCTTCGGCGCCAACGTCGAGACGTTTCCGGGCGGGGTCAGGGTTCGCGGCGGCGCCGAGCTGACCGGACGCGACATCGTGGTCCCCGGCGACATCTCCTCGGCCGCCTTCTTCATGGTCGCGGCATCCATCGTCCCGGGAGCGGACCTCATCATCAAGGGCGTCGGCATCAACCCGACCCGTACCGGCATCATCGACATCCTGAAAGGGATGGGGGCGAACCTCGAACTTCTGAACGAGCGCGACGAAACCGGAGAGCCGGTGGCCGACATCCGGGTGCGCCACGCGCAGCTCAAGGCAATGGCGATCTCCGGCGAAGTGGTGCCGCGCGCCATCGACGAGTTCCCCGCCATCTGCGTCGCCGCGGCACTCGCCCAGGGGACGACCGTGGTAAGCGGGGCGGAAGAACTGCGGGTCAAGGAAACCGACCGCATCGCCGCCATGGCGGACAATTTAAGACGGGCCGGGGTCACCGTGGTGGAGACGCCGGACGGCATGGAAATTACCGGCGTATCCGCCCTCAAGGCGTGCGCCGCCGACAGCTTCGGCGACCACAGGATCGCCATGTCCATGATGGTGGCAGGGCTCGTCGCACAGGGGGAGACCACCATCTCCGACGTCGACTGCATCGCCACCTCGTTCCCCGGCTTCCGTGAACTTCTCGAGGGGGTAGTACAGCGTTGA
- the ispH gene encoding 4-hydroxy-3-methylbut-2-enyl diphosphate reductase: MEVILAKHAGFCFGVKRATHLAFDAADRRGDTYTLGPIIHSPQVVQRLEEMGVKSVENVSDIDNGSTVIIRSHGVAAEELEAAVRANLEIVDATCPFVKKAQEHVATLSSEGYDVVVVGDAVHPEVQGIVSYATGRVYVVSSGKDVERLPRMAKMGVVAQTTQSFEHLNEVVAACLARGGETRVYNTICDATAVRQEETKKLAGEVDCMIVIGGFNSANTRRLTQICRELLPRTHHIETAGQIDPAWFEGVQRVGVTAGASTPKWLIDEVTERISAIDRDKIG; the protein is encoded by the coding sequence ATGGAAGTGATACTGGCCAAACACGCAGGGTTCTGCTTCGGGGTGAAAAGGGCCACCCATCTCGCCTTCGACGCAGCCGACCGCAGGGGAGACACCTACACCCTGGGCCCCATCATCCACTCGCCGCAAGTGGTGCAGCGGCTCGAGGAGATGGGGGTGAAGTCGGTCGAGAACGTGAGCGACATCGACAACGGCAGCACGGTGATCATCCGCTCGCACGGGGTCGCCGCCGAGGAACTCGAGGCCGCCGTTCGCGCCAACCTCGAAATCGTCGACGCCACCTGCCCCTTCGTCAAGAAGGCCCAGGAGCATGTCGCCACCCTCTCCAGTGAGGGGTACGACGTGGTCGTGGTAGGGGACGCCGTGCATCCCGAGGTGCAGGGGATCGTTTCCTACGCCACCGGACGTGTCTACGTGGTCAGCTCCGGCAAGGACGTGGAGAGGCTGCCGCGGATGGCCAAGATGGGCGTGGTGGCTCAGACCACCCAGTCCTTCGAGCACCTGAACGAGGTGGTCGCCGCCTGCCTCGCGCGCGGCGGCGAGACCAGGGTCTACAACACCATCTGCGATGCGACCGCGGTGCGCCAGGAGGAGACGAAGAAACTGGCCGGCGAGGTGGATTGCATGATCGTGATCGGCGGCTTCAACAGCGCCAACACCAGGCGCCTCACCCAGATCTGCCGCGAGCTTTTGCCGCGCACCCATCACATCGAGACCGCGGGCCAGATCGACCCGGCCTGGTTCGAGGGGGTGCAGCGGGTGGGGGTGACGGCGGGAGCGTCGACGCCGAAGTGGTTGATCGACGAGGTAACGGAAAGAATTTCGGCCATCGATAGAGATAAAATAGGTTGA
- the pheA gene encoding prephenate dehydratase produces the protein MKEKQTLAKLRQEIDAVDDRILELLNERAKLVMQVGAVKTENRSDFHVPSREREIYDRLTAANPGPFPAEAVRGVFREIISASLALEKPLKVAFLGPNATFSHLAAMQHFGLSASLSPERSIPAVFEAVEKGEAYYGVVPVENTTEGMISHTLDMFMESELKINAEVLLEVSHFLLSRTGRFEDIKKVYSHPQPLAQCRKWLAENLPNVPLVDVASTTLAAQIVAEDYTAAAIASEYASSIYNLKIVKARIEDQVNNFTRFLVIGRKVAERSGDDKTSLMFSVRDEPGILHRMLEPFAKRGINLSKIESRPLKKKAWEYIFYLDLSGHIADPEVGEAVKDLSGCCQFVKVLGSYPRARQ, from the coding sequence TTGAAAGAAAAGCAGACTCTGGCAAAACTCCGTCAGGAAATAGATGCGGTGGACGATCGCATCCTGGAACTTCTCAACGAGCGGGCCAAGCTCGTGATGCAGGTCGGCGCGGTGAAGACCGAAAACCGCAGCGACTTCCACGTGCCCAGCCGTGAGCGGGAGATCTATGACCGGCTCACCGCGGCCAACCCCGGCCCCTTCCCGGCCGAGGCGGTGCGGGGCGTGTTCCGCGAGATCATCTCGGCGTCTCTGGCGCTGGAGAAGCCTCTGAAGGTCGCCTTCCTGGGGCCCAACGCCACCTTCAGCCACCTGGCCGCCATGCAGCATTTCGGCCTTTCGGCCTCGCTCTCGCCGGAGCGCTCCATCCCGGCCGTGTTCGAGGCGGTGGAGAAGGGTGAGGCGTACTACGGCGTGGTCCCGGTGGAGAACACCACCGAGGGGATGATCTCCCACACGCTCGACATGTTCATGGAGAGCGAGCTGAAGATCAACGCGGAGGTCCTTTTGGAGGTATCGCACTTCCTGCTCTCCAGGACCGGCCGCTTCGAAGACATCAAGAAGGTCTACTCGCACCCGCAGCCCCTGGCCCAGTGCCGCAAGTGGCTCGCCGAGAACCTCCCCAACGTGCCGCTGGTCGACGTCGCCTCCACGACGCTCGCCGCCCAGATCGTGGCCGAGGACTACACCGCGGCGGCGATCGCCAGCGAGTATGCCTCCTCCATCTACAATCTGAAGATCGTGAAGGCCCGCATAGAGGACCAGGTCAACAACTTCACCAGGTTCCTGGTCATCGGCCGGAAGGTGGCAGAGCGCAGCGGCGACGACAAGACCTCGCTCATGTTCTCCGTACGTGACGAGCCCGGCATCCTGCACCGCATGCTGGAGCCGTTCGCCAAGCGCGGCATCAACCTCTCCAAGATCGAGTCCCGCCCGCTCAAGAAGAAGGCGTGGGAGTACATCTTCTACCTGGATCTTTCCGGGCACATCGCCGATCCGGAGGTCGGCGAGGCGGTCAAGGACCTGTCCGGCTGCTGCCAGTTCGTCAAGGTGCTGGGATCGTACCCCCGGGCGCGCCAGTGA